DNA from Vanessa tameamea isolate UH-Manoa-2023 chromosome 19, ilVanTame1 primary haplotype, whole genome shotgun sequence:
AAACAGCTGGACAACCAACGAAGGTAAGATTAAGCGTGGCCCGAGCTCTGTGCTCCCCGCGCTCGTAGAATATGACGATGGGGGCTCACCTCGACGGCGGTGGTGCAGGAGCGCAGCACGCCGAGCCCCTGCGCGTGCATCTGCCCCAGGTGGTAGAGCGCCAGCACGTGCCCCGACTGCGACGCGAGCGAGAAGTACTTGTTGGCTTGCTTGAAGTCGCGCCGGACGCCGATGCCTCCTGCAAACGAACTTGGGTTAATGATATTATCTTAAAAAGTATCATTTcccaaaacaattacaaaatattgcgTCTCATTATTAATCAAATGATATAGCGATCTTACCGAAATACATAAAGCCCAGGTGCAGCTGCCCCTCCACCCAGCCCTGGTTTGCCGCCATCGCAAAGTACTTAAACGCTGTTGCCGTGTCTTTCGGCACTCCTCGACCCTGAAGACATGACAAGACAAAAGtagtataataaacataatattaaaatgatgtcttaaataataatcccttctaatattatgaatacgaaagtaacactgtctgtAACCTTCCCGGTTgaatgaaatttcgtatggagATAGTTGAGTTCCGAGGAAGGACAAAGGTTTTATCTCGAAAATTGTGCCCCTTAATACTGTGATAAGGGATGTGAAAGTTCGTATGGGAAATCATTCGATGTATGTATGGGGGTAAAATGGGGAGAGGGCCGCCCCTCTCTAAAGCAGAGATTTCGGCTAGTAATACACATAAGTATAATTAGATGAGCTACCTGCCAAAGAGCCCGTTAAAGCCACCAGTTACAGTCTTACCATTAGTGGGATAGAAAAATAGAAACCTAAatgataaaaaactattaataagaatatgtttaaaatatgtaaaacaagACCGACCTGCAAATACATAATACCGAGGCCGCTTTGACCAACCGGATTGTTGAGTTCAGCAGCTTTCCTGAAGTACCTGAGAGCCGTGTCGTTGTCAGCTTTGATCCCGTCGCCTCCCTCCAGGTATATCTggaatcatttattataaaaatctataattaatatcacagagtattccagctctcCACTAATAATATCGCTTCGAAtcaatgtaagaaattgttCATTCGACTTTTATAACATTCGAGATGTAATCATATTTTGGTTAAGATTATCCTCGATGTGATGATGAAGTTTAAATACACCAGGATTTATGAGGAGCTTTATACTGTTCTGCCGGAAACACACGGCACTACCAACATTAgtgaactaatataatataatcaccTTGCCGAGGAAGGCGTTCGCGACGGCGTTGCCAGTCTTAGCGGCCTGCTGGAAGTAGTGCAGCGCCTTGTTGAGGTCCAGCGTCACGCCGCGACCGCCCTGGAAGTGCAGCTGGCCGAGGCCGACCTACGAAAGTATCGTGGGTAATTCATTGTATatgaacttaatttttaatttacaaaattagtgGTAGAacttgcaagcccgtctgggttggtactaCCCATACGTCAGATATTcttccaccaaacagcaatatgtagtcagtattgttgtgttccggattgaagggcgagtgagtcagtgtcATGTCTTACAGcaacaatgtctatgggcggtggtgaacatttaccatcaggtagcccatttatctaaaaaaaaaaatcgtataaattaATGGCGGGAAATAAAACGGAACACaagtaaaaaatacacaacCGACGAGAAAGTCTGTGAagtggacatttttttttattgttatatttgtatctcCATAGACATGTTTTCCGTGTATTTAgtgtatctttttttatgaaatgtgtCTGCACATTTTAATTACCAAGCAGCATCACAAATTaagttttagaattattattttttgttcgaaaatGGAATTCGTATGCAATATAAATTTTGTCGATGCCATCAATGTGAGCATTAGGGGTCGTgatatcaaaatgaaataactCTAAAAGAGATAACAAACGCTCGTATCGTGTACCTGCGCCTGCACGTCGCCGCGCTCGGCCAGCAGCTGGTAGTACTCGATGAGGTCGGTGTCGAGCGCGGCGCCCGAGCCGGCGCCGTCCGCCTCGTCCATGAGGCGCACGCGCTGCACGGCCGGCCCGCCGCTCAGGCTCACCTGCGCCGCCACCTTGTGCGCCACCTTCATGTACAGCTCCATGGCCCTGGGGCACGAGCCGGGCAGCGTGGCGCCGGCCCAGTGGCGGTAGGCCAGCGCCATCTGCGCGTAGTCGCTGTCGCCCAGCGCGCCCAGCGTGTAGTGCAGCAGCGCGCGCGCCTGCGACACGGGCACGCCCACGCCCGTCGCGTGCAGGAAGCCCAGGCCCTGAGGAGCCAGCCAgagaatttcttaaataaaactaactccGTCCCAACATCGTCCGTGTGTAAATCTATCAATCTAAACCATCCAGGGACCGacaccatgtttttttttcaaaattggaaCACATCTACAGAAGAGTAGCGACCCGGCCCGGTCGCACGAGTGCAATATATTcacaaagaaaatgatatgatataattaatttataccctTAGATTACcttctaaaacaaattttacctcttcataatattagtaaagacttTCGTATACAgtcatataattttatgcattttaaGTCTTTTATAAGAAACGGCCAATtcaattagtttaaaaacattAGGGGCGagaattaattactatttatattatataattttatttttatcataacttAATCGCCCTGTCATTATTAACCCACTCTCATAGGAGTAACTATATAGTTATGCAGTGGTTTTCGACCCTCGTCAAGCTACGGTCGTGTCCCCTAGGGTCAAGATGGAACTGCCTACAGCCATGAATATAACGTTCAGTTCCTTCACCTTATCGGATAACTTACCGCATGTGCATCTGCATTTCCTTCCTCACTCAACTCTTCAAATATCTTCTTAGCCTTTTCCACATCGAGTTCGACGCCCTCGCCGTAAATATACGACCAAGCCAGTTTGATCTTAGCGGGTACATAGCCCCAATCCGCGGCTTGCTTCACCTGAAGTATAGCTCCCCGAAGGTCCGGTGATCTCCGATCCAATTTCACCATGGCTGCTTCGAATACTTCCTTtgctataaaaaaagatatttgagatttaaaaacgtttattCCAAATGCCGCTTGTAACTGCGTATGTGTGTATAATCACAACTACTAAAGCCAAGCCAATCAATATAAAGCTTCGATCACAAGATATTTTCTataggtttttattttcaattgtatagaaaataaaatgacatacgaatcataataagttactgaaataattataacacattGGATAcatgtttaatacatatattgaatattaaaatcaattgtcACTAATAGTAACCGTATATTTTGCAGTGCTTAGGGTTTCTCgagtaattttataactaatttaagAAAACTATTCGGGCAAAAAATGCTCTTATATTTTAAGAGCTCTTAAGATAACTCATGTGAATTTTCCACATTGAGTTATCAAAGTACTACATTGagtaattcatttaattcacgtaatgtaaaatattgtattacggGTCAGCCATTAGACACTATGCTACCCGGCCGCTATGTATTTaacattatgttttttaaagacATATTCTTAGCAAAGTAGAGGTAGAAGGgtgtaggaaaaaatataataggtttttaaaaattttcaatttttataatcgATAGTAatcattactaaaataatttttatttcacactATCAAGATCTTAAATTGATGTATTTTagtatcgaaataaaaactgcaCATAACTATTTACGTATTAACTGTATATAATTGGCACTTTGTTTTTCACTTAAGGGGAAGTGTTTCAAGAGGAAATAATGtagctaaaataataatttattttagaagatTTTGCCTGTTACAAAAATGAATATTCGAAGTTTAAAATCCACCATCAAAAGAGtccttatattgtatatttactaaGATTATGAAGCTGAACAATTTGTTGAATTACGGGAGTTgtatctaaattcaaaaatttcaATATCATTGAGAAGTTAAAGCGGATACAATACCAagttttgaataaaacaaaaagttattcaataacataatatagaCCTACCTTCTTTCATTTCAGGCGACAATTCTATTTCTTTCTCTTCGGGTAATGGAGGCAATGTGTCTAAGATATCCTGTGGATTTTCTTCCATAttctatgaataaaaatttttagttaaaaattatatttctccaattatattacacaaactAACATAACCTTAGTTTAGacgaaagcatttttttaaattgacatatgACCAAAAGCTTTAGGTGGTTTCCAAAGCATGGGAGTGTAAAGAATGCAAAGATCAAAATAAaggcttaaaaaaaattattaaaaaagaaaatcattcagtaacattcattattattatatacctttCATGTACATGATGCTGTTGGCCAGTAGAGAAAACATTGGCACAATCCGCCATTTTGTTGCGTTTTACTTTggcagatttttttatgatatcagtagGCAGGCGGttaaatgagccacctgatggtaagtggtcaccaggaTAATATCGAGACAtaggcattgtaagaaatatttaccattcattACATTTCCAATGTGTCACCGACTTttagaactaagatgatatgtctcctgtgcttgtagttacactggctcacactgTGAAGATACACTATTacccaaataaataacataattaatatcctAGATACTAGTAgaagtcatttaaatattagtagacATTGCAAGTTCAACTAAAATTgccaaacaaaataatttaatatacagtcACATAGCTTGAgggcttataaaaaaattacattactaaATCTCAGCTGTTATGAagctgtagttttttttttttattcgagcATAGCCATCTCAGAAATTATAATTCTGATATTAAAAAGCTTATTATGTGAGATAGACCACTTGTTTACATAACATTACCCCAATACCAACAATAttagaatttacaaaaataaattacctcAAACTCATTTTCCTGCAGATTAGACGCTTTACTCGGTGGCATCCAATTGGGCTCTGTTTGTTTCAACAAACTCAGCCTCAGTAACTTCAAAGTATACTCCATTTGCCCTATTTTATTATCAGCTTGGACAGGATCTAATGTatctaaaaattaaagtaaatatatataagtaattatgtatataagctGCAATATCCCAGTGGAAGTTTCAACTTGGAATGCAACTGAGTTTTGAGGtacttaatttgaattataaaattaatctcatGCTCGgtagtgaagaaaaacatcaccaggaaacctgcatgataTTATCTTTGATTTTATCTTATACATGTAGGTTACCTTGTAAATAAAGCAGTATGGTGCAGCaatttagcccagcagtgggaaatttactagCTGTTACATGATGAGCCAACGTAAGGCTAGAATAAACATAcactaagatatatataaatttcgtcACCTATGTTTTCTTCTTCCTTTTTTAGAAGTCTCGTCGTTTTACTGACTGCATCGGCATACTCTTGCATAgacattatttgtttattaatagccTCAGTTAATTCATTGTAATATTCCGGATCATTAAGCGTTTCCGACTCTAAGTTTTCCAATGACTTTTCATCGTCATCAGAGGAATCTTCGGCTTTCTTATTACTTTCGGGACCGAGCGCCGTAGCCGCCGATAACACAAAACATAGCCACAAAATATACACTTTTAAATGATCCATTTTTATCCAATATCTGTAATTTTCTAGAACACGACGAGACTTACGTGTCCCTCGCAAACacaaaactaaaacattaaaaatatatttatatataacttttagtaCATTTGTTCACATAATTAAGATACCCACTGACAAATATACACGTGTACCTTTTGAAACAAATTACatgattttacaataaaaatatttattttagaattaatgtACTTATTACTGCCTAATGCGAATTGTCATTGACGACTTTACGAGTACAGACTATAACTTCCAACGTCCAAGCAATAATTTGAAACTCCAAATCGGATACGCTTTACAAtgcaaatagaaaaaatatttttcatggttTGGTACCTATATATAATGATCTTGTTCTTACATCTAAACGTACttccataaaaattaaacttatgtacattttataaaaatctctaTAAGAATATAACAGCTGTTGTGACATATGTCAATTATTGTCAAACTTTATTGACAGGTGTGACTGAGTCAAAGTTCAAAAAActgcaaaaatatttgttttgcgAATTTTAACAaccaattaaaactatttcacagctcaagtaatatatatatgtattaactaTGTTCCTACGATCAACAGTAACTATATAGCGTTagcgatattaaaataaataaaagctaatacttaatatttgtttaaatcatATAACCTGGAAAAATGTTAAGgctacaaattttaaaaaatagaatacataGACCTTCTCAGAGACGGTTGAAATCTTCAAGCAGCTTCATTAGAAAtactttcataaattattttaaagataatcatgatcataaacatattaaatctaGTTCTGTTGTGGCACTATGTGATCCTACAGTGCCATTCGTGAACGCTGGCATGAATCAGGTAAATTCATaactaattatgaatattaatgtaaaattgaaCACTGACTGCAACCACTTTTCTTTAGTTCAAAGGAGTATTCTTAGGAGTTGTCGATGCCCCATGCCCTCGAGCTGTTAATTCACAAAAGTGTATTCGTGTTGGAGGCAAACATAATGACCTGGACTTAGTTGGTATTGATGGCCATCACCACACATTTTTCGAAATGCTTGGCAATTGGTCATTTGGTGATTATTATAAGGTATAACTTTACTCAAAGTTCTTATACAATCTATATTAACTCACAttcttaatgtaatttattattactgtaaGCAATAAAGTAAAGAATATAAAGCAATTATGATTCCACAGAGTTAAAATATAGTTGCTTCCAATCAAAGAAAGAATATAGGTAAACAGATCTTTGACTATCAAATTCTATGCAATTTGCTAACATCTCAGCTATATTATGCATTACTAAcagatcttttttaaatatatcattattacatccactttaattttacttcaaaagttcTGATAACAAATTAATCAACGTCCaaatgcaattttttcgcaaatccataattaatatcattgagTATTCAAGCTCTCTACCAATGATATTGCATTGATTTAATGTCAAATtctgtttatttggcttttgttgATTTGTTCTTGGAATAGGATATTCTATTGATAATTACACTtactaaaaaagtaattatgttGAATTAAGTATTTGCATGACAGTCatagtcattaaataaattaagttttggtCTTTCAGAAAGAAGCTTGCCAAATGGCCTGGAATCTTCTACTGGGTCCATACAAAATGAAACCTGAAAATTTATTAGTCACCTATTTCTCTGGTGATGCCGTCATAGGCCTGCAGGAGGACAGTGAGTGCAGAGATATTTGGAAACAGATTGGGTATACTCATATGAAAACTATTTATAGTTCTTCTAATATGATAAATTGAATAATGAAaacatgatttaatttatttacaaaagagtaactactaaggttcttgccggttcctgtcggtagaatctgcattctcaaactggtggtagcttcagTTAATATAGATTGTTAAATCAcaattcgaaagtgcttgtaaaagcctacttgcataaagtataatttgattttgattcttcTATTAACTGTATAATGAATTAAGTTTTACATTTTCTTACAATCTTACAGAAAACAGTTTAtcatctttaaattattatacaataaacggtatactgtaatataaacaaacaataaaaatatgtgataACTACAGttatcataaagtaataaatattaatctttgaaTTGAAATGAAACAGTGAAAGGCAAAGAATGATTGAATGAAAACAGCtgataatgttttttcttttagtgTACCATCTAGTCATATCAAAGGTCACGGGGCTAGGGATAACTTCTGGGAGATGGGACCGACGGGACCATGTGGTCCTTGTACTGAGATACACTACATACATCCAGATGGATCTCTTACAGAAATATGGAACATTGTGTTCATTCAATGTATTCGgtgagttatatttaaattactttttcacTGCTGGGGGCCATAGTGTGACGTTATACAGTCGTTAACCATttctagtaaaaataaatgctataaaatacaaaattttaaattgatggtGGTGAAATGTAAACgacaattaattttagtaacggaaaatgtttaaaatgaacatgatttatttaatctgtattttgaaaatttaagtaaacaaaCTATACTGTAAACTACCCTCCTCGTCCTTGAAACTATAAGCGCTTAATATAAAAGTTCCATGTAattcttacaatttatttttgaataagaaataaataaacaaaaaattaacaaaacattaaccAAACTCTCTCATACCTTTTCCATAAGTCAGATGTAAAACTATAGACAGAACAATGTATTCTATAGCAAATGCTATTTTAAAgcttataatcttatatattatcttaGTAGACGCCTAATTGGACTTCAACGCAGGAGGCAGGTCTTCAACGCTAATTTAGTCTTTtaactttaagtaaaatatttaaaaataggataGTAATTAATGCTTAAGAACTCTAATGTTCGATTTTATTGATTCATTATGCAACATTACacatgctttattttttattaatgaaataacttAGACGCGATCACGGGCGACGGGCATAGAAATTCTGTgaggttataattttttttacaaagactTCGCAACGAGCATCGTCTACAATGTCGCTAGACATTTGACAcacaaatgttaattttttttgttgttcatGTGAtgatttcttttttcattttatggtTCGGTTTATACAATATCTCGcccaaaatgtattaatagcCCAATTTAGATACCTACATATTGGCTGCATAACTCCATATTAGAATGCCATATCATAAGTTAACATTCTTACTTTTTTACCTTGAAAATTGCATACCTTAGTCCCATCCAGACCTATCTTAAGCATGAAGTTATATAAGATCTTGAGTTGTTATTATTGACATGCCATATCAATTGCCGCGCCACATGGGCcccgtataatttttaaattgggtCCATTTAAACCACAAGGACCGTTTCCAAAAGATCAGAAAGTAACTGTGACCGCAGTTGGCATAAGGCACGCATAAAAATTCCAAGACCATTGTTAtgttattctaatattttaaacaaaccgTATTGCCACTTCTGTTGGTTATTGATCGTCAAAGCAAATCGTACTCCTCTGCATGGGTTAACGGTGTTCCCATTAAGCAATTTTACGCAAACTTTACTTGACCATGAAAAATTTCTTTTGTGAGAAATCTTTACCCATCCTAAGGGACACCCAACAATTTTTTATACGGGCCAAGGCACGGAGTCCGATTCTTATTATAGGATTTAGAATAACGTAATAACGTAACTGACTGGCATTAGATAAGAAATACGTCGTTGAGAATACAATGATTTAATCTTAGTACAAGATgcgattaaataatataaacttttgtaTTGACTAACATATACAAAGATCCCCTATGGATTTAGACTAGTATGATTAGGTAATAGAATTTTTTAAAGGTCGAGTTCGTTACAGAGAAATGGACGGATCAGTGAGTGCACTCAGGCGCCAGCACGTTGATACTGGTATGGGGTTAGAGCGCATGACCGCCTTGCTACAGGGTGTTCCATCTAACTACGACACGGATCTATTCCGACCGCTTATCTCAGCCATTGAAAAGGTGAACAATAAGTTATACACTgttcgtttttataaaagacTACACCACCTGCCTCTTTGATGAATTGATTAGCCTATAAGGCGATTTAAATTTAGCTTTTCGGGATCTGCAGCATTAAAATCAAGTTACTTGGTACCTATTATACATCAGAtgtacttagtactgttgtttaatgttttttgtttgagTGTGCCAAAATATAAACgcaaagacataacatcttagatcccaagattgatggcgcattggcgatcaCTAATATTTGTTACGGCGACATTATCTCAGGGTAACGGTCACAGCTTACCATTTGcctgacattttataaaaaaaaagtacaatagaATCTATATGAATCTCAAATCTTAAATctcatttgatattaatatttattgtttaaaacttaattgtaaaatgtttttgtgtCTCTGTTCAAAGAATAGTAAAGGCGCGGCGGAGTACAGCGCGAGCTACAGCGCCGACGCTAAGCTGGCGCACGCGTACAGGCGGCTGGCGGACCACGCGCGGATGATCAGCGTGTGTCTCGCTGACGGCGTGTTCCCGTCGTCTAGGTGAGGAAaacattatttctatatatgtaaataaatacatttccatGATAACAATCAAACTGTTACCttattaatctaaaatatttcttgGTTATGTCATAATGTCGTCCTGTTTGATTTCGGACATCATGGCAAATCTCAAATGATAGATAGGTGTCATAATTCCATAATCATACGGGATAGTAATCTGACACATGGTTTTTTCGATTTAGTGATGGGCTAACCAACAAACAGATACGTCTACTTTCGTTTTAAATACTAGTctatagctcagctatattgtgcactatgaacagttcttgattaatatatcttgatttataatacaacattattacacttaaatatttcggttattcactttaattttatttccaaagttgCGATAACAGCTTCGTTGACAAAATGCCATTTCTCGcgaatctttaaattatttaagctctcgaccaatgatatcgcgtcaatttgttggcaaatgttgtatatttacCTCTTGTGGTTGAAATACAATTTCTGTTTAGATTTCGTGTATTTTTAGCATATGTACCTATGTGCAGAAGTAGCTTTACGTTTTTAGTTTATGAAaagcagacgagcaaatggatcATATTTGCAAATATACAGCGATCCTGTAAATaggtcatataaaaaaaaaaattttaagctttatttaatgtctatttttacacgaatataatttagtttgatACCAACGACCATGTGCAAAAATTAACCCTAATCGACTGTGATAATCAagcgtaaaatttatttaaaaaaaaatatttcactttataTCGGATGaagtaaatataagttaaaaatgtgtttataatgaTTACTATCATAAAAATTGCTCTAATAGTCAATGTGCTGTCAAAAATagtaacttaaacgtaatatgATGACGTAATGATACCTGATGATGGTATCTCTAGTGGCTGTAGTTaccgtaatattaaatttcagcgTCAACTTAAAACAAATCATGCGAAAGTCTTTCAAAATAAGCTCCGAAGTCTTCCAACACTCCAATCTCCTGTCCATCCTGTACGACGAAATGGTCACCACATTGGGAGACACGTACCCCGAACTCGCGTCCAAAGAGAGAGACGCGAAGCTTATTATTGACCATGAAAAAGATAGCTATAATCAGTTAAGGGCGTCGTTGGCGAAGAAATGGACGAATCTAGTCAAAATACACCCTGAGGTGGAAGAAATGAATGATGTTGACTTAGCAGGTTTTGCCTTAGGATACAAAGAGTTTAAAgaggtttgtatatatatttgatgtgttggaatatttttatttaaatctacatatataacaCTTTTGATTGGTCGGTTTACATGACTAACTATAGCAACAACCAGTGCGAAAGAGATATTGTACCTAGATGAACCGGGAGGAAACTCAGGAGTTACTACACCTG
Protein-coding regions in this window:
- the LOC113402826 gene encoding protein sel-1 homolog 1 isoform X2, with protein sequence MDHLKVYILWLCFVLSAATALGPESNKKAEDSSDDDEKSLENLESETLNDPEYYNELTEAINKQIMSMQEYADAVSKTTRLLKKEEENIEPNWMPPSKASNLQENEFENMEENPQDILDTLPPLPEEKEIELSPEMKEAKEVFEAAMVKLDRRSPDLRGAILQVKQAADWGYVPAKIKLAWSYIYGEGVELDVEKAKKIFEELSEEGNADAHAGLGFLHATGVGVPVSQARALLHYTLGALGDSDYAQMALAYRHWAGATLPGSCPRAMELYMKVAHKVAAQVSLSGGPAVQRVRLMDEADGAGSGAALDTDLIEYYQLLAERGDVQAQVGLGQLHFQGGRGVTLDLNKALHYFQQAAKTGNAVANAFLGKIYLEGGDGIKADNDTALRYFRKAAELNNPVGQSGLGIMYLQGRGVPKDTATAFKYFAMAANQGWVEGQLHLGFMYFGGIGVRRDFKQANKYFSLASQSGHVLALYHLGQMHAQGLGVLRSCTTAVELFKNVCERGPWGARLMLAHAAWRARDSDSAFLQYLAMAERGYEVAQSNAAFLLDEGSARAFGAAAAERWRRALQLWARAAAQGCAGARVKLGDYHYYGQGTPRDLDAAAHHYRVAADTLHSAQATFNLGYMHERGLGLARDLHLAKRCYDLAADASPDARLPAALALARLHAHSALEGLLESLSQSPLAFIFLSGESTFLSNWDLYLISALVGALGFVIYLRRPNQPVN
- the LOC113402826 gene encoding protein sel-1 homolog 1 isoform X1 — its product is MDHLKVYILWLCFVLSAATALGPESNKKAEDSSDDDEKSLENLESETLNDPEYYNELTEAINKQIMSMQEYADAVSKTTRLLKKEEENIDTLDPVQADNKIGQMEYTLKLLRLSLLKQTEPNWMPPSKASNLQENEFENMEENPQDILDTLPPLPEEKEIELSPEMKEAKEVFEAAMVKLDRRSPDLRGAILQVKQAADWGYVPAKIKLAWSYIYGEGVELDVEKAKKIFEELSEEGNADAHAGLGFLHATGVGVPVSQARALLHYTLGALGDSDYAQMALAYRHWAGATLPGSCPRAMELYMKVAHKVAAQVSLSGGPAVQRVRLMDEADGAGSGAALDTDLIEYYQLLAERGDVQAQVGLGQLHFQGGRGVTLDLNKALHYFQQAAKTGNAVANAFLGKIYLEGGDGIKADNDTALRYFRKAAELNNPVGQSGLGIMYLQGRGVPKDTATAFKYFAMAANQGWVEGQLHLGFMYFGGIGVRRDFKQANKYFSLASQSGHVLALYHLGQMHAQGLGVLRSCTTAVELFKNVCERGPWGARLMLAHAAWRARDSDSAFLQYLAMAERGYEVAQSNAAFLLDEGSARAFGAAAAERWRRALQLWARAAAQGCAGARVKLGDYHYYGQGTPRDLDAAAHHYRVAADTLHSAQATFNLGYMHERGLGLARDLHLAKRCYDLAADASPDARLPAALALARLHAHSALEGLLESLSQSPLAFIFLSGESTFLSNWDLYLISALVGALGFVIYLRRPNQPVN